Proteins from one Ipomoea triloba cultivar NCNSP0323 chromosome 1, ASM357664v1 genomic window:
- the LOC116022864 gene encoding uncharacterized protein LOC116022864, with the protein MGFLRKMRKVWTRVAKRLHIRKTGLRKLDQEVRTCEYEDVHTLWDLLKKNDDDKGMTGCHGKDKRSLGIANRANCAPFLYRGV; encoded by the exons ATGGGGTTTTTGAGAAAGATGAGGAAAGTTTGGACCAGAGTCGCTAAACGTCTCCACATTCGCAAAACCG GTCTGAGAAAGCTAGACCAAGAAGTGAGGACGTGCGAGTACGAAGATGTCCATACCTTGTGGGATCTTCTGAAGAAGAACGACGACGACAAAGGGATGACGGGTTGTCACGGAAAGGACAAACGGTCTTTGGGCATCGCGAACAGGGCAAATTGCGCTCCTTTTCTTTACCGCGGCGTGTGA
- the LOC116022732 gene encoding LOB domain-containing protein 39-like, translated as MSCNGCRVLRRGCGVNCILRPCLEEIDNAQAQANATLFVSKFFGRSDLMSFISSVPITRRPALFKSLLYEACGRTVNPVSGAVGLLSTGNWHVCVQAVETVLAGGALQPIATDFLSPPSFDEASRIFLHEGAWKIPEVSVVTQSQPSDPRKHQMPTASRGAGNKKKRVSSAAFGSETETETSSEVYESGCRSVRDVVGGKEPKLLNLFV; from the exons ATGAGCTGCAATGGTTGTAGGGTGCTGCGAAGAGGGTGCGGTGTGAACTGCATCCTTAGGCCGTGTTTGGAAGAGATTGATAACGCTCAAGCTCAGGCCAACGCCACTCTTTTCGTCTCCAAATTCTTTGGCCGGAGCGACCTCATGTCCTTCATCTCCTCCGTCCCCATCACCAGAAGACCCG ctttGTTTAAGTCGTTGTTGTACGAGGCATGTGGGAGGACGGTGAATCCAGTGAGCGGGGCGGTAGGGCTACTGTCAACCGGGAACTGGCACGTGTGCGTGCAAGCCGTGGAGACAGTGCTAGCCGGCGGCGCGCTGCAGCCGATCGCCACCGACTTTCTGAGCCCGCCGAGCTTCGACGAGGCATCCAGAATCTTCCTCCACGAGGGCGCCTGGAAGATCCCGGAAGTCTCGGTGGTGACGCAGTCCCAGCCGTCCGATCCCCGGAAGCATCAAATGCCGACGGCCAGCAGAGGCGCGGGGAACAAGAAGAAGCGCGTGTCGTCGGCCGCGTTCGGGTCGGAGACGGAGACGGAGACGTCGTCGGAGGTGTACGAGAGCGGGTGCCGGAGCGTGAGAGACGTCGTAGGTGGGAAAGAGCCAAAGCTTCTCAacctttttgtttaa
- the LOC116022129 gene encoding QWRF motif-containing protein 2-like has protein sequence MVTAVSTTKTPNPKVNYQSPKRQPLSPSEAANGPTRRPKSREVTSRYLSSSSSTISTSTTSSSNSSGSYSSPAYSISARRSQSPAVTRTARPAVTPIQNSALAKRSQSAERRRPATPVRAEMSAATKLLLTTSTKSLSVSFQRESFSLPVSKAKPVNNLSSVRRGTPERRLTVQSSPAKDRIGNAKPSDQQRWPGRLKPGSTFLTRSLDCGNDRAEFGSRGGVPLFYESNQVKIQAKSKDDVKPQRKVNSSLICGTPMCVDIEASDSESISSGSASSGQEGGSISHLIGGLRGKVVPARFWQEANNRILLVPEQSSPVSKNDGYKIMSPSKQIGNKKILNDRPISSPTSRGFSSPLRGGLRSPSPSKALTVSTNSPLRGMPSPTRTRNGSVTTMTNNLSSPPSILSFAAEVRKGKVGENRVADAHELRLLYNRHLQWCFVNARAEVACFVRTETAERNLYNALLATSKLRHSVKSKRTELLLLKQNLKLYSIFKQQVPCLESWDLIDGEHCSSLSAAICALEASTIRLPVVSGARADIQKIKDAICSTVDVMQAMASSICSLLPKVEQANSLVYELSNTAAQEHASLDQCKDLLSKVAAIQVKYCSLRTHLSQLKC, from the exons ATGGTGACTGCTGTGTCGACGACTAAAACGCCAAACCCTAAGGTGAATTATCAGAGTCCGAAGAGGCAGCCATTGTCGCCGTCTGAAGCTGCGAATGGACCTACGAGAAGGCCGAAATCCAGAGAGGTTACTTCACGGTACTTGTCGAGTTCATCATCAACCATTTCGACTTCAACTACATCATCATCCAACTCCTCCGGTTCCTATTCGTCGCCGGCCTACTCCATTTCGGCAAGACGGAGTCAATCGCCGGCAGTGACGAGGACGGCGAGACCGGCTGTGACGCCGATTCAGAATTCGGCTTTAGCTAAGCGGTCGCAGTCGGCGGAAAGGCGTAGGCCGGCGACGCCGGTGAGGGCGGAGATGTCTGCAGCGACGAAGCTGCTGCTAACGACGTCTACAAAAAGTTTgtcagtttcatttcaaagagAATCCTTCTCGCTGCCAGTTAGTAAGGCTAAGCCTGTGAATAATCTTAGCAGTGTGAGGAGAGGCACACCGGAGAGGAGGCTAACGGTACAGTCTTCTCCGGCTAAGGATCGAATTGGTAATGCGAAGCCTAGTGATCAGCAGAGGTGGCCTGGAAGGTTAAAGCCAGGTTCAACCTTTTTAACTCGAAGCTTGGATTGTGGTAATGATCGAGCAGAATTTGGATCCAGAGGTGGAGTTCCACTATTTTATGAGAGTAATCAAGTTAAAATTCAGGCCAAATCGAAAGATGATGTTAAGCCACAGAGGAAGGTTAATTCAAGTTTGATCTGTGGAACACCTATGTGTGTGGACATTGAAGCTTCAGATAGCGAAAGTATTTCTTCAGGGAGTGCTTCAAGTGGGCAGGAAGGTGGTTCTATATCTCATTTAATCGGAGGTCTACGTGGTAAAGTTGTGCCAGCAAGGTTTTGGCAAGAGGCTAATAACAGGATTCTGCTGGTGCCAGAGCAAAGTTCACCAGTATCAAAAAATGATGGATACAAGATAATGTCTCCTTCAAAGCAAATTGGtaataagaaaattttgaatGACAGGCCAATATCCTCACCTACCAGTAGAGGATTTTCATCTCCTCTTCGAGGTGGTCTGAGATCACCATCTCCAAGTAAGGCATTGACTGTATCAACTAATTCTCCACTAAGGGGGATGCCAAGTCCAACTAGAACAAGAAATGGTTCTGTTACTACAATGACTAATAATTTGAGTAGTCCACCTTCAATTTTAAGCTTTGCTGCTGAAGTCAGGAAAGGGAAGGTTGGGGAGAACCGAGTTGCTGATGCACATGAGTTGAGGCTATTGTATAATCGGCACCTGCAATGGTGCTTTGTCAATGCAAGAGCAGAGGTAGCCTGCTTTGTACGAACAGAAACAGCAGAG AGGAACCTATACAATGCATTGTTGGCCACTTCAAAGTTACGCCATTCTGTTAAATCCAAACGAACAGAACTGCTTTTGTTGAAGCAAAATTTGAAGTTGTATTCCATCTTCAAGCAACAA GTGCCTTGTTTGGAAAGTTGGGATCTCATTGATGGAGAGCACTGCAGTTCCTTGTCAGCTGCTATATGCGCTCTGGAGGCTAGCACTATACGCCTACCGGTTGTTAGTGGTGCTAGg GCAGATATTCAAAAGATTAAAGATGCTATTTGTTCAACTGTTGATGTGATGCAGGCAATGGCGTCCTCAATATGCTCTCTGCTACCTAAG GTTGAACAGGCAAATTCGTTGGTGTATGAGCTTTCTAATACAGCTGCCCAAGAGCATGCTTCACTTGATCAATGTAAAGATCTCTTGTCCAAGGTGGCAGCAATCCAG GTCAAGTATTGTAGCCTGAGGACGCATCTGTCACAGCTGAAATGCTAA